The genome window TCTCCGTCTCCTGCAGCGTGACCATTCGCGTCTCCAAGCTCTGTATTTCATTCGCCTGCAGCGTGAGACGCTCGTTGAAATGCTCCAGTTCCAGCTCGGCGGATTCTTTGTCTCTTGCCAGCTTCTCCATCTCCTGCTTGAGGCGTTCGCAATAGGCAACGCGTTCCTGCAGCTCCTTCTCATAGCGCTGTCGCTCGCGTTCGCTGTTCCTTTGAGCATCCGCAGATCTCTCGCGTTCGCGCTCATTCTGAGCCGTTAACAGCTTCAGTTCGCTGCGCAGTCTGTCGCACAGTTCGGATTCGAAGTCAGCTCGCGGCGATTTGCGTGGCGATTCCGTGGGGGATTTAAGCATAAGACTGTTGCGCCGACTCTCGGCACGTTGAATGGCGGTTAGCTGCGTCTGCAATCGCTCGCAGCGTTCACGTTCCATGTCCAACTGTTTGTGCAACTCGTCCTCGGCATCAAGCACGGCTTCCAGGCGCTTGCGCATAGCCTCAATGATGAGCACATCCTGTTCTTGAATTTCCTGCGAGTGCTGCTTTTCACCCAGCAACTCCTTGCTCAACTTATCGGTTTGATCGCGCTCCACAAGCAACTGAGCTCTGACTGCCTCCAGTTGATTCAGTAGCTCACGTTCGCCGGTAAAGTTTTCGTCATCGGTGCCATGTCCATTGCCATTATTGGGTGAGGTCTCAGCATCTGTTTGCACCTCCTTCTGGTGTAGTTTCTTATCCAAATTGTTCTCCTCCTCGCTTTCGATGGCTCTTAATATGTTAGAGTCCAGTTGTGCCGAGTAGTTCAGCTCCTTTTCCACCTGCTGTGCAATCTCATCCACGGAATATTGCTTGGAGCTGTGCTCGCTGTTCTTTAGTCGCTCCAGCTCCCGTTCCAATGCATTCACCTGCTGTTGGAGCTCCTCGCTGCGTAGTTGGGTTGCTTGCAAGCGAGCTGCCAACTCCTTGTTACGCTCCGTCTTCGCTTTGATCTCTGCATTGAGTGTCTCAACTTCGCGCTTTCGGGCTGCTGTCGTATCCAGATGCCGCTGCTCACATTGTGCATGCGCTGCACTGATGCAGTTGATTTCCCTGCGCAGATTATCTCGCTCCGCAGCCTCCTGGGCAACCGATTCCAGCAGCTTGCTCTCCAGCGAATCTATGCGTAATCGATACTTTTCTTCACTCTCTTCGTGATCACGCAGCAACTTTTGATGCCGTTGCAGTTGTTCCTTTTCACGTGCAAGTTGCGCTTGCAGTTGTTCTAAATTACGCTCCAGTTCactcttctgctgctgcttttctttttctaaGGCACTTAGTTTCTGTCTCAGCTGCTGTAGCTCTGGCGAGGCCACTGCCTTGGGCATGTCCGGTGTCTGCATCATTAGACCCGGCGTCTTCAGCTTGGAATCCTCGGTTAGGTTCGAGAAATTAATTTGCCTTGGCACCAATTCAGGCGTCCGTCCGCTGCTGCTTTGCGCCGTTAAACCCAAAGCATTGGGGTCTTGGAAATAGTGTGGATGCTCAAAGGTGTTGACTGGACGTGCCACCACAAAACCACTTAGGTCGTCGGTGCGCTTGTACGTGAGATTGGCGACAGCTTCCTTGGAGGTATCCTGCAAGCACACACGCTCGATTAATGCAAGCTCTTtagtagcaaaaaaaaacctctTGAACTTACCATTGTCTGATGCAGGAAACCGCCCTCGTCCTCGGGCAACTGCAGCGGAGCATTGAGACTGTGCACTGCGGCACGACGATCGACTTCCGGCTCGGGGAACTCGGTAATCGAGCCAATGTCGCTGAGTGTGCGTGCGCTGTGCTTGGTGCTTGCATCCTGTCTACCGCCTGCGGGCGAGGATACTTGACTCATCTCCTTGACGGCCTGCAGCTCGCGTTCCCGGGCCGccaattgctgctgcagatgATCAATCTCATCGTTTTTGTCCGCCAACATGGTGTCCATCAGATCGGGCAACGATAGGCGATTAACCATTTCGGTGCGCATCTTTTCCCTTAGCTTCTGCAGTTCGTTGTTCTTCAGCTGCACATCTGCCTCCAGACGTTCAATGTGACTGCGATCTGGCTGACTGCGTTGTGCCAAATCCGATTCGAGGCGAGCAATTTCCTCCTTGCtgcgctgcagctgctgttgcattgtGGCCATTTGTTTATCCCGTGCGGTCAATTGCTCATTCAGATCACGCAACTCGCACTGCAGCTCATGAACACGTGTGTTCAGATCAGAGGTGCCTACACGATGCAGTTCCTCTGCGCGCTGTCGTTGCTCCTCCAGCCGCTTGTTCAAGGCGGAAATACGTTGCGTCTGCTCATCAATGCGCCCCTGCAGCGAGTCGCGCTCATGCTGCAATTCCTGAAAGGCacataaattagaaaatttgaatttagtcTGCTATCTTTTTATAAATAGTATGACTGTTATATTAGATCGACTGTCCCACTTAACCGCAGCTTAATTTCCTAATTAATTTGAAACTCAATTGTATTAGAttcttttgcaaattgttcagaataatatatgtttatgtctttaaaattacgctcacaacaaaatgctaaaaCAAACTGGACTTTGTATCTAAAAATTTTATCGTTCTTgtatatatgcacatatagGTTTATAAGACAAACGAATGTGTAACGCCTTTTTAATGCtgtaaagaaaacaaagatgCTTTATCGCTCCGATGCATCTAAAACACTGCGCACTTCAGATAAAGATACTCTTTCTTTCGgatgattaaaaatatttttgcacatACTTCTTATACCCTTTTACCTAATATGAAGCAAGTAGAAAACCAATTAAATTGGCTGAACAGTCAACGACCGACCGATTGACCGCTTCTATAGCTGCATCTGCATTTGCAACTCCCTCTTGAACTCCCTCcacatttacatttgcatCTCCCACAAGTTCTCTCACTACTCCGACAACCCTTGCCGGCGACttcaatttaagtaaattgagCCCATTGAAATGATGCGGCAGGCAcagttgttgatgatgatggaatatatacatatatctcgCCACAATGTATCTGTATTATCTGCTTACTGTTTACAAAGTGCATTTAATGCGGGTGCTGTCTCATCAGAGATGAGTTGATGCCGCATACAAAGAACATTTATTCTGGCACACGTTGTCGAGTAGTAGCATCATATATTGCACTTATGTGCGTTAGTCTTTCAATTAGGCGCTTGTGGCATGCTGCAAGCTGTAAACAAATCGCAACATACACAACTCAAGTGCGCGCACATTATGCCTGATTGAAGCAGGTGCGCCTCTGGGGCgtcaaatgatttattttcgAGGCGACAGATACAAGATACATCTTCTGTGGCACAATCTGGGCAATAAATGGAGCTTGCTAGTGATGACGAGGACATCTATTTTTGACTGAGCCTGTGCCATTTTCCAACGCTCATTCAAGAACTTTTTGCACTAAAggtaacaaacaaacaaacacacacacacccacgaTATAGGGAAACATTAAACGCTGcaattgaatacaaatttgCGGGGGATTTGATGCGATGTGCTAGTGCTCTTGTCTAGCCTTgtcaaaatatatgaaaacaaCAGATACACAACGAACATACACACATCCATGCCAATTGTGTTTCAATTATGAGCCACTTGTCAATGTCGAACAGCGAcgaaaatattaattcaaaTGTTCACTTTCTCACTTGAATCGGTGCCATGGTGAAGTTGAGCGCATTTTTGGAGCGCATCAACATCTCTTTTTCGGCACACCCTACACTTGATTGCggtttattaaacaattaaaaataaatatttatattcaaatatgtaGAACGTGCACTCTTTCATGTGCGTCGCGGGAGACAAACAACAACCTACTGAGCGCTACCGAAGAGCAAGTGTTGCTGCACAGCGcttgaattgaaattcatcATTTTTAGAAGAGTGCTGATCGCGTGTAAAACTGTGCACAGGAACAGTTACTCGCAAACTGTAGCGACAGCACAGTAGCAACAAAACTGTATCTACGTGGGGATGCTGCTTGAAAACATTGCTGTTGGCAATAATCAATATTAACGTATAGTTCTCTTCATATATAGTCAGTTACTATAATTAATTGAACTTTAATATGAACTTCATCTAATTGATCGTGATATTTTAACAAAGACCGAACAATGTTAGTCGGTTAAAACAGCAAATTGTCTTACAAGCTTTTAACATTGTtgtggcaataaaaatgtataaatatccAATGTCTACAATGCTTAGCATATTGTTCTGGATATATGTTGCTGGCATCTATATTTAGCTAAATTCCATATGCCAGCTAGCTGCCATTAAACTCAACTCATTAGCGAGAACAACAACCAATATCAAAGCATACATTTTCAAAGCTTTTTCTCTACTCACCACACAGCCAGTTCGCATCTGAGTGACTTGCATTTCCAGGTCACGTATACGTTTGATAGCAGCCTCCTCTACACGGGTGTGCTTGTCCAGCTTCTCGGCCACTCGCTGCACACCTTCGACGGTAAGCGAGTGGAGACACGATGGAGAACCTTCGGCAGTGTGAGATGCCGTTGGTTGTTTGCTGCCACCATGGACAGAAACATCCTCTGTGGCGCTTAAACTACACGAGTTGGAGGCCGTGTTGGAATTGTGCAGGGACTCGAGGGTTTTTGTCTTCTGATCGAGTGTGGTTTCAATATCTCGCAGTTGTTCAGCCACCTGGTTGAGGACTATACTCTGCTCTGCAGAGGGCATTCCTTGCTGCAGTTTCTCCTCCAGCTGGCGTATACGTGATTTGTAGCCCTCGCCAATGTCGGTCTTAAGGCTGTGCACCTCCTGTTGTAGTGCATCCTGGGAGCGCATTTGCAGCTTTACATAATCCTCCAGTTGCTTGGATTTCTCTTCCATCACCTGCTCATTGAGTGCTTTCGTCTGCACCTGAGTCTCCAAATCCGAAATGATTTCGCGCAGCACAAAGATCTTGTCTATCGAGGCCTTTAATTCCACCTCGAACTTGTCGCGCTTTGCGTTGGACTCGCTGAGCTGTTGATTGACTTCACGTAGATGCGACTCCAGCTGGGCATACTATGGAGAAAATATCACAGCATTAATTAACGAGATATTAAAGAGTTACATGGGTATGACAATGGCgtgtgagagagcgagtgagagtgGGCGTGGTTTCAAGTTAGTTACAACTTACATGCTTCTCCTTTACTACCCTCAACTTTTGTGATTTGTGgtgcaattcaatttcaatttcaaagtcAATTGCGGGTGCATTTTGTTCAGGGATAGATTAGATTACAGAGTGCATGCAAGAGAGTTACAGTTAgattatttacttattatagagcttacaatttgtatatatgttaaTTAACGTGTATGTAAGTGTGTACATGAGTGAATGGAAGCATTTTGCCCCTCGAAATATGGTGGCTATAAATACGTCTGCACATGCTTACGAAATCTTTGTTctcatatgcatatacatCAGTTCGATATatgttttgtgtgtatatTGCGAGTTCATCTGTTGCCCTTgaatatagtatgtatatatactatacttcTATACTATATTAACACTCAAGGGGGCGCCAGTTTCGAGAGAGAACACTTTTCTTGTAAGGCCTAAACAGGTGCTCTTCCAAAAGTTTACAATTCGCTTAGTTAGAATGTAGTGCGTCAAAGATTTACTCAATTCAGCCAATAAACATTAGTGTGTTGTGTAGGGCAAGTGTAAATGTGCAAAATGCGCGCAGTTCATAAACAGGccattaaaaaagtatttttgttaatatttcatatCGTGCATAAACTTAAATAGTAGAATAACCTATTTTAAATAGTACTGCGAATATGGGTTATATGCTTCACTAGTTTTTATGTTGAATTTAATTGGAATGCATAATTTGCATAACTTAagtctaaaaataaaagtttaatttagGTTTACGATGAAACTTTCATAATCATTTCCATGGGAAATGCAAGAAAAGTAGTtcataattgatttttttcctttaattaaattaaaagttatttactCAGCCAACAatcagttaaataaaaatttggtaACACATTTAGgtgaaatttttgtaattcGCATATAACCAAGATTCATGTACTccaatttaagttaaaaaaaaagaagatacTTAGTCTAGAAACAAAGCCAGACCAGAACAAGAAAAACCAAT of Drosophila nasuta strain 15112-1781.00 chromosome 3, ASM2355853v1, whole genome shotgun sequence contains these proteins:
- the LOC132793582 gene encoding trichohyalin isoform X10: MLMRSKNALNFTMAPIQELQHERDSLQGRIDEQTQRISALNKRLEEQRQRAEELHRVGTSDLNTRVHELQCELRDLNEQLTARDKQMATMQQQLQRSKEEIARLESDLAQRSQPDRSHIERLEADVQLKNNELQKLREKMRTEMVNRLSLPDLMDTMLADKNDEIDHLQQQLAARERELQAVKEMSQVSSPAGGRQDASTKHSARTLSDIGSITEFPEPEVDRRAAVHSLNAPLQLPEDEGGFLHQTMDTSKEAVANLTYKRTDDLSGFVVARPVNTFEHPHYFQDPNALGLTAQSSSGRTPELVPRQINFSNLTEDSKLKTPGLMMQTPDMPKAVASPELQQLRQKLSALEKEKQQQKSELERNLEQLQAQLAREKEQLQRHQKLLRDHEESEEKYRLRIDSLESKLLESVAQEAAERDNLRREINCISAAHAQCEQRHLDTTAARKREVETLNAEIKAKTERNKELAARLQATQLRSEELQQQVNALERELERLKNSEHSSKQYSVDEIAQQVEKELNYSAQLDSNILRAIESEEENNLDKKLHQKEVQTDAETSPNNGNGHGTDDENFTGERELLNQLEAVRAQLLVERDQTDKLSKELLGEKQHSQEIQEQDVLIIEAMRKRLEAVLDAEDELHKQLDMERERCERLQTQLTAIQRAESRRNSLMLKSPTESPRKSPRADFESELCDRLRSELKLLTAQNERERERSADAQRNSERERQRYEKELQERVAYCERLKQEMEKLARDKESAELELEHFNERLTLQANEIQSLETRMVTLQETETRRATTRSRQHQEQAKLQAEIHELKSKLIAAETTRESLEQKINQLRFDVTRSAQRESKLSEALAHANDRLAHSTEDTVPVQFMQKMKEINTLLEENTQENRQMAETMQYLVGERIALQKKCEELSAGNNNGGNAHVTELEERCRQLLGRYLRVESHRKALVYQKRYLKLTLEGYQASEQLALQQLAGGTKLATPPRLTKKKLFKTVALAIIAIQRIKYIGRIWHTGKRIVSKSVFTITQQRTGPGSNLNVPTSPLPVANQNLNMPTNPNLVGRLSYAPPSPSLVPAVNFSTLQPIVLAHDYSLQTPALLNNNHINSQSNKHNNNNSNHNNIITNNNNNEHALPSLASLDWSTAQKAPKRVQSRHH
- the LOC132793582 gene encoding A-kinase anchor protein 9 isoform X9; amino-acid sequence: MHLKGIFGFEYTTKKNLLSESPVDDHNWPKELILLREKFTAKSQLEITQLNIKHAEEMSRMKLEYEKQLSRKTKRHLTFDSGRDLENIINERDGLRELSKSFRSVLCRLAKCVANCEDDLNATLSEEVQRILAQSRNQEGGEDLEQTLSSSLLQGSLNATKQLRLVPDVHSLLEVVEDPSLVQFIDNKSPDDNNDDFDLGDCLERLKSEAAYLLQLSEDLDKHANESGDPLDEPEKQEHEVCCEAENGLKTTAPLPAAQQQLLHKLLRTNSLNDQHLGVAHQRKTAQGVLPSKPLCSLPIDLQQNSGNASELSFQLVELKNRLIKSETDRQKLQQQLTHTIDRNAELGEELQALRDQLSQLNSLNHTDYAEGYGLGDMNIHQSQDQTSASFAQLQERARHLLTSPTKQSAQDPGNATVALLQMIEDFCREGDKVVESGKKDRKDLQSQIDTADKQLKATRLFLEEQAAEREQEREEFQREIERLKIQLREKEKERSSFANASEELRVVKEKHYAQLESHLREVNQQLSESNAKRDKFEVELKASIDKIFVLREIISDLETQVQTKALNEQVMEEKSKQLEDYVKLQMRSQDALQQEVHSLKTDIGEGYKSRIRQLEEKLQQGMPSAEQSIVLNQVAEQLRDIETTLDQKTKTLESLHNSNTASNSCSLSATEDVSVHGGSKQPTASHTAEGSPSCLHSLTVEGVQRVAEKLDKHTRVEEAAIKRIRDLEMQVTQMRTGCVELQHERDSLQGRIDEQTQRISALNKRLEEQRQRAEELHRVGTSDLNTRVHELQCELRDLNEQLTARDKQMATMQQQLQRSKEEIARLESDLAQRSQPDRSHIERLEADVQLKNNELQKLREKMRTEMVNRLSLPDLMDTMLADKNDEIDHLQQQLAARERELQAVKEMSQVSSPAGGRQDASTKHSARTLSDIGSITEFPEPEVDRRAAVHSLNAPLQLPEDEGGFLHQTMDTSKEAVANLTYKRTDDLSGFVVARPVNTFEHPHYFQDPNALGLTAQSSSGRTPELVPRQINFSNLTEDSKLKTPGLMMQTPDMPKAVASPELQQLRQKLSALEKEKQQQKSELERNLEQLQAQLAREKEQLQRHQKLLRDHEESEEKYRLRIDSLESKLLESVAQEAAERDNLRREINCISAAHAQCEQRHLDTTAARKREVETLNAEIKAKTERNKELAARLQATQLRSEELQQQVNALERELERLKNSEHSSKQYSVDEIAQQVEKELNYSAQLDSNILRAIESEEENNLDKKLHQKEVQTDAETSPNNGNGHGTDDENFTGERELLNQLEAVRAQLLVERDQTDKLSKELLGEKQHSQEIQEQDVLIIEAMRKRLEAVLDAEDELHKQLDMERERCERLQTQLTAIQRAESRRNSLMLKSPTESPRKSPRADFESELCDRLRSELKLLTAQNERERERSADAQRNSERERQRYEKELQERVAYCERLKQEMEKLARDKESAELELEHFNERLTLQANEIQSLETRMVTLQETETRRATTRSRQHQEQAKLQAEIHELKSKLIAAETTRESLEQKINQLRFDVTRSAQRESKLSEALAHANDRLAHSTEDTVPVQFMQKMKEINTLLEENTQENRQMAETMQYLVGERIALQKKCEELSAGNNNGGNAHVTELEERCRQLLGRYLRVESHRKALVYQKRYLKLTLEGYQASEQLALQQLAGGTKLATPPRLTKKKLFKTVALAIIAIQRIKYIGRIWHTGKRIVSKSVFTITQQRTGPGSNLNVPTSPLPVANQNLNMPTNPNLVGRLSYAPPSPSLVPAVNFSTLQPIVLAHDYSLQTPALLNNNHINSQSNKHNNNNSNHNNIITNNNNNEHALPSLASLDWSTAQKAPKRVQSRHH